From Drosophila suzukii chromosome 2R, CBGP_Dsuzu_IsoJpt1.0, whole genome shotgun sequence, a single genomic window includes:
- the Nup50 gene encoding nuclear pore complex protein Nup50: MAGKRQATSNLNHDNWDQEEEPEERGTFRTASEQELKTRVIKKARRKIAGGSSAAGEDGAEVTPAESKSVFSGFTGFGKPATIAAAASPFTFLANLSAPAATTSKASSSSSTSEPAKPSFSFGLSSSATDKPASTSIFGTASTSSSVPFSSAAKESTSTTDGAKSTYSIFGNISEAKKESSEPKTSVASSSSKPASTTSNSNLETSEYRESVAELNRAVMKFLQENMDKSPYCILTPVFKNYEKHLKELQDEESARTNSTKTTPALPSFGVPAAVVPSTSSPSKPTSTFSFGKPSTPIGGTTSPFAKKPNCTVTSGGTTTTTTTPMFSFGSTAASSAPVSTSASIFSLAPKPAGEAKVEDAPKSSVFSFGAKDTTTKKDEPLFSPPKTNGFSFGIKSNSDDKPSTSLFAGFGKAPEVGGGDASKGFFFNSSAKPFSFGNIQPPAAAPANEEAEDEEDKPPKVEFKQVVEDDAVYSKRCKVFIKKDKDFGDRGVGTLYLKPVKDSEKTQLLVRADTNLGNILVNLILSEGIPCQRMGKNNVMMVCVPTPEDSKATSLLLRVKTGDEADDLLKKIKEHIK; this comes from the exons ATGGCTGGCAAGCGACAGGCCACCTCGAACCTGAACCACGACAACTGGGACCAGGAGGAGGAGCCCGAGGAGCGCGGCACCTTCCGCACGGCCAGCGAGCAGGAGCTGAAGACACGCGTTATCAAGAAGGCGCGCCGCAAGATTGCCGGTGGATCCTCCGCCGCTGGCGAGGATGGCGCCGAGGTCACGCCGGCGGAGTCCAAGAGCGTGTTTAGCGGATTCACCG GTTTCGGAAAGCCGGCTACAATCGCAGCAGCGGCCTCGCCGTTCACCTTCCTCGCCAATCTGTCAGCTCCAGCAGCCACCACTAGTAaggcctcctcctcctcctccactaGCGAGCCAGCCAAGCCCTCATTCTCCTTTGGGCTCAGCTCCAGTGCGACGGACAAGCCGGCCAGCACTAGCATTTTCGGCACAGCCAGCACCAGCAGCTCGGTCCCGTTCTCTTCTGCGGCCAAGGAATCAACAAGTACCACCGATGGCGCCAAGTCGACCTATTCGATTTTTGGCAACATATCAGAGGCCAAAAAGGAAAGCAGCGAGCCCAAGACGTCAGTGGCCAGCAGTAGCAGCAAGCCAGCGAGCACCACCTCCAACTCCAACTTGGAGACCTCCGAGTACCGGGAAAGCGTGGCCGAGCTGAACCGGGCAGTCATGAAGTTCCTGCAGGAGAACATGGACAAGAGTCCCTATTGCATACTGACGCCAGTGTTCAAGAACTACGAGAAGCATCTGAAGGAGCTGCAGGACGAGGAGAGCGCCAGAACAAACAGCACGAAAACCACGCCCGCACTGCCCAGTTTTGGAGTGCCAGCTGCTGTAGTGCCCAGTACATCGTCGCCATCGAAGCCGACTTCCACGTTTTCCTTCGGAAAGCCCAGCACCCCGATAGGCGGCACCACATCGCCCTTCGCCAAGAAGCCCAACTGCACCGTAACCAGTGGCGGCACAACCACCACAACCACAACACCGATGTTCTCCTTCGGGAGTACGGCAGCTTCCAGTGCTCCGGTGTCGACTTCCGCCAGTATCTTTAGTTTGGCACCAAAGCCAGCTGGAGAAGCCAAGGTCGAAGACGCCCCTAAGTCCAGCGTCTTTAGTTTCGGAGCGAAAGATACTACCACCAAAAAGGACGAGCCCTTGTTTTCGCCACCGAAGACAAATGGCTTTAGCTTCGGAATAAAGAGCAACAGCGACGACAAGCCAAGCACCTCGTTATTCGCAGGCTTCGGAAAAGCACCTGAAGTAGGCGGAGGAGATGCATCAAAGGGATTCTTCTTCAACAGCAGTGCCAAGCCCTTTTCCTTCGGAAACATTCAAccgccagcagcagcaccagccAATGAAGAAGCGGAGGATGAAGAGGACAAGCCGCCAAAAGTTGAGTTCAAACAG GTCGTAGAGGATGATGCTGTCTACTCGAAAAGGTGTAAggttttcattaaaaaagacAAGGACTTTGGCGACCGGGGCGTGGGCACGTTGTACTTGAAACCGGTCAAGGACTCTGAGAAGACCCAGCTCCTAGTGCGCGCAGACACTAATCTGGGCAACATCCTGGTCAACCTCATTTTAAGCGAGGGAATACCCTGCCAGCGCATGGGCAAGAACAACGTGATGATGGTCTGCGTGCCCACGCCGGAGGACAGCAAGGCCACATCGCTGCTGCTGCGCGTAAAGACCGGCGACGAGGCAGACGACTTACTGAAGAAGATCAAGGAGCACATCAAGTAG
- the coil gene encoding coilin, with protein sequence MHHSSMKVDLSNFFKDERRQSLVFIDATWQNIKDVQDHIQNLFSLKDISLLTTDGCFLPPRESIKVLKAADGLKAFRFANSDQGTFVSPAPVKSTKKRKNRSAEEGVHIDASTPLRPSKRSKNQGDNKWIENSADISLVKAEEKEQDTPRPSVESKRSKNKGQNKKTPESQTILYATEEVVAANKKKRSQNKNHHKAPDAPAETLHLTAALQEDGTPAPASTPSSTLMETKMSKNKSHAKSHKFFEADKPTEMEEGEVEEPAGPGSPESPSETSRLTDLDQNKQSPKKLKDSKNNDRPKHSAISDNTAKLESEASPRPSVTFRCPLLELDSNVPRIFEFPKKKNEVQILENIIIKPNDFNPDAVNGKKSPTLMFESKNLQDDALEKVGFASLHVEAEETLPEETTGEATLPKDATEIETTLPEDAIEAETFLPEDSIEAEIETTLPEDAIEAETFLPEDSIEAETAFAGNLTEVESAFSGNLTEAETAFPSNLTEAEATLPGETSEVDATQPEESTEAESILPDDTTEPDGTLPADTTKDGNVLEDEAEISKIKNEVHSDDIRHSPVRICAESLISDSDDDVMVVDDSNMDVSDLDSDVESVQVPKDRDTLDIIMDLLQSAHPLNNLPTRGDTVLFKLHKIKGNERSGTTEFIAGNCAYVNRRTKVITVETITCPSGIGRVLSQYCAKGLDESSENVGSLSVQFRDMIEAKIVVATID encoded by the exons ATGCACCACTCCAGCATGAAGGTGGATCTGTCCAACTTCTTCAAGGACGAACGCCGGCAGTCGTTAGTTTTCATCGATGCAACATGGCAAAACATCAAGGACGTTCAGGATCATATTCAAAACCTCTTCAGTTTG AAGGACATTAGCCTTCTAACCACAGATGGATGTTTTCTGCCCCCGAGGGAATCAATTAAAGTACTTAAAGCCGCCGATGGACTAAA GGCATTTCGGTTCGCCAATAGTGACCAGGGCACCTTTGTAAGTCCCGCTCCTGTGAAATCCACCAAAAAGCGCAAGAATCGTTCCGCCGAAGAAGGCGTTCACATAGATGCCTCCACTCCCCTCCGCCCATCAAAGCGCTCCAAAAATCAAGGCGACAATAAGTGGATCGAAAATTCGGCAGACATATCTCTTGTAAAAGCGGAGGAGAAGGAACAGGACACTCCTCGACCTTCTGTGGAGTCAAAGCGATCTAAAAACAAaggccaaaacaaaaaaacgcCTGAATCTCAGACAATTTTATATGCGACAGAGGAGGTCGTGGCAGCGAATAAGAAGAAGCGTTCCCAAAACAAGAACCACCATAAAGCGCCTGATGCTCCTGCGGAAACACTTCATTTGACAGCCGCACTGCAGGAGGATGGGACACCTGCTCCTGCGAGTACACCGAGTAGCACTCTCATGGAGACAAAAATGTCCAAAAACAAGAGTCACGCAAAATCGCATAAGTTCTTTGAGGCAGACAAACCTACTGAGATGGAGGAAGGCGAAGTGGAGGAACCAGCTGGTCCGGGATCTCCTGAAAGTCCGTCGGAAACATCCCGTTTAACAGATTTGGATCAGAACAAGCAGAGCCCCAAGAAGCTAAAAGATTCCAAAAACAATGACCGCCCGAAACATTCTGCCATTTCTGACAATACTGCGAAGCTGGAATCGGAGGCCTCTCCTCGTCCCTCCGTTACGTTTCGTTGCCCTCTCTTGGAGCTGGACTCCAATGTTCCACGCATATTCGAatttcctaaaaaaaaaaacgaggtCCAAATtctagaaaatataataattaagcCCAATGACTTCAACCCAGATGCAGTCAACGGAAAAAAATCACCAACATTAATGTTCGAATCTAAAAACTTACAAGATGATGCGCTAGAAAAAGTAGGTTTTGCATCCTTACATGTTGAAGCTGAAGAGACTCTTCCAGAAGAAACGACTGGTGAAGCAACCCTGCCCAAAGATGCAACTGAAATCGAAACTACTCTGCCAGAGGACGCAATCGAAGCGGAAACTTTTCTTCCAGAAGACTCAATAGAAGCTGAAATCGAAACTACTCTGCCAGAGGACGCAATCGAAGCGGAAACTTTTCTTCCAGAGGACTCAATAGAAGCTGAAACCGCTTTTGCAGGCAATTTGACTGAAGTTGAATCAGCCTTTTCAGGCAATTTGACAGAAGCTGAAACAGCTTTTCCAAGCAATTTGACTGAAGCTGAAGCAACCCTTCCGGGCGAAACCAGCGAAGTTGATGCAACTCAACCTGAAGAATCTACTGAAGCCGAATCAATTCTACCGGACGACACAACTGAACCCGATGGAACTCTTCCAGCAGACACAACGAAAGACGGAAACGTTCTGGAAGACGAAGCCGAGATATCGAAGATTAAAAATGAAGTCCATTCTGATGATATAAGACACTCACCAGTGCGCATTTGTGCAGAAAGTTTAATCTCAGATTCCGATGACGACGTAATGGTTGTAGATGACTCTAATATGGATGTTTCAGACTTAGATTCTGATGTAGAGTCAGTCCAGG TCCCGAAGGATAGAGACACCTTAGATATTATAATGGACCTCCTGCAGAGTGCACATCCTCTAAACAATCTGCCGACCAGAGGCGATACGGTCCTGTTTAAGCTACATAAGATCAAGGGAAACGAAAGATCCGGGACAACCGAGTTTATTGCCGGAAACTGTGCCTACGTCAACCGCCGTACCAAAGTCATTACAGTGGAGACCATCA CCTGTCCCTCTGGAATCGGACGTGTATTGAGCCAATATTGTGCGAAGGGCTTAGACGAATCTTCTGAAAATGTGGGATCTTTAAGTGTTCAATTTAGAGACATGATAGAGGCAAAAATCGTTGTAGCCACAATCGACTGA
- the Socs44A gene encoding uncharacterized protein Socs44A, protein MSHGEQSHNHSSQERAGGGDSSKDREKEKKGWFHSLTRRKKSDSALAVSASASSSGSQNNNNEVCVLEAADSSMASCSNGGTSTGTLRRRRDKDKEKRNVFARLRRKVGQGLSSLRNWHSMGDCDDGGTTDATYEFLTPAICPEPTLPFTHDYLRFIRKKWLEREDAHSPNQVMYKACSEMINQVWYWGEISRRDSQRQLSDKPTGSFLVRDSETSGSQFTLSFRIVNVTLHYRLEFREDFWHFEELKYESIVEMIEDILHRCTNDNFVCFVKVPNEMQPPFPVILKYPLSRYANMPKLQDLCRRVLQRQMSREQLAQLPVPAQMLEYLSVERELVFQS, encoded by the exons ATGAGCCACGGCGAACAGAGTCACAACCACAGCAGCCAGGAGCGCGCTGGCGGAGGCGACTCCAGCAAGGACAGGGAGAAGGAGAAGAAGGGATGGTTCCACTCGCTGACCAGGCGCAAGAAGTCCGACTCGGCGCTGGCTGTGTCCGCATCCGCGTCCAGCAGTGGATcccaaaacaacaacaacgaagTGTGCGTCCTTGAGGCAGCGGACTCTTCCATGGCCAGCTGCAGCAATGGGGGCACGAGCACAGGAACCCTGCGCAGGCGGCGGGACAAGGACAAGGAGAAGCGGAACGTGTTTGCCAGACTCCGCAGAAAGGTGGGCCAGGGACTCAGCTCACTGCGCAATTGGCACTCGATGGGCGACTGCGACGACGGTGGGACCACGGATGCCACCTACGAGTTCCTCACGCCGGCCATCTGTCCGGAACCCACGCTGCCATTCACGCACGACTATTTGCGATTCATCCGGAAGAAGTGGCTGGAGCGAGAGGACGCCCACTCGCCCAACCAGGTCATGTACAAGGCCTGCTCCGAGATGATCAA CCAAGTGTGGTACTGGGGCGAAATCTCCAGGCGCGATTCGCAGCGTCAGTTGAGTGACAAGCCGACTGGGTCGTTCCTGGTCCGCGACTCGGAGACCAGCGGATCCCAGTTCACACTGAGCTTCCGGATTGTAAATGTAACTCTGCACTATCGGCTGGAGTTCAGAGAGGACTTCTGGCACTTCGAGGAGCTCAAGTACGAGTCGATTGTGGAGATGATCGAGGACATCTTACACCGCTGCACCAACGACAACTTTGTGTGCTTTGTGAAGGTCCCCAACGAGATGCAGCCGCCGTTTCCGGTGATTCTCAAGTACCCGCTGAGCCGGTACGCCAACATGCCCAAGCTGCAGGACCTGTGCCGCCGCGTTCTGCAGCGCCAGATGTCGCGCGAGCAGCTGGCGCAGCTGCCAGTGCCGGCGCAGATGCTGGAGTACTTGTCGGTGGAGCGGGAGCTGGTGTTTCAGAGCTAG
- the Pbp49 gene encoding snRNA-activating protein complex subunit 3, which yields MERVCTATEPALNLRDFLAQYQKKLFGSADDVPFYLQTNPVLVDVGESCSLDLIESPDDSSIAVFQPGTDQFRPNFVQPPGDQHVPSTFLALTQHKAKSRKCAFGRTQYTHKLNPPPKDCPDLQLDTCELELTVRLYRPPRAYHRGFKVEIPVFAEEYVCLGTNYLTELRDKISCVCRGKRFVDISHDPDAPLPTIDTNPGYFFINDTFYNDKRNPNNPDYSQTVLKWAARANGVNGETLKVENMEGKRFIDLTVSPGSPLHYLHHGNCEHLFVISQIEVLTPRSKRPDRSLYPYPHAFSTFNRRTCYMCGIRSYSFIVEQSRRQLHDPSYLCRSCFLSFFYVDGVKVGQFKAYRIYDHAEDEEERKEGEVVVLD from the coding sequence ATGGAGAGAGTCTGTACGGCGACGGAACCGGCTTTAAACCTTCGGGATTTCCTAGCCCAATATCAGAAAAAACTATTTGGGTCCGCGGACGATGTGCCCTTCTACCTACAAACCAACCCCGTCCTTGTTGACGTGGGTGAGAGCTGTTCCCTGGACTTGATAGAGTCGCCAGATGACAGCTCGATTGCAGTCTTCCAGCCCGGTACAGACCAATTTCGTCCAAACTTTGTCCAGCCCCCGGGGGATCAGCATGTGCCCTCCACTTTTTTGGCCTTGACTCAGCACAAAGCTAAGTCACGCAAATGTGCCTTTGGGCGAACCCAGTACACCCACAAGCTGAATCCACCGCCGAAGGACTGCCCCGATCTCCAGCTGGATACCTGCGAGCTGGAGCTAACCGTACGTCTCTACCGACCACCGCGGGCCTACCACCGAGGATTCAAGGTGGAGATCCCCGTGTTCGCAGAGGAGTACGTCTGTCTGGGCACCAACTATCTGACCGAGCTGCGCGATAAGATCAGCTGCGTTTGTCGTGGCAAACGGTTCGTCGACATTAGCCACGATCCGGATGCTCCGTTGCCCACTATCGACACTAATCCGGGGTACTTCTTCATCAACGACACTTTCTACAATGACAAACGCAATCCGAACAATCCCGACTATTCGCAAACCGTATTAAAGTGGGCAGCCAGAGCAAATGGAGTGAATGGAGAAACGCTTAAAGTGGAGAATATGGAGGGCAAAAGATTCATCGATCTAACCGTCAGTCCGGGCTCGCCGCTGCACTACCTGCATCACGGCAATTGCGAGCACCTGTTTGTGATCTCACAGATCGAGGTACTAACGCCGCGCAGTAAACGCCCAGATCGCAGTCTTTATCCCTATCCTCACGCCTTCAGCACCTTCAATCGCAGGACCTGCTATATGTGCGGCATTCGCAGCTATAGCTTCATTGTAGAGCAGTCCCGTCGACAGCTGCACGATCCCTCTTACCTGTGCCGCAGTTGCTTCCTCAGTTTTTTCTACGTGGATGGTGTAAAGGTAGGTCAGTTCAAGGCCTATCGCATATACGACCACGCGGAGGATGAGGAGGAGCGTAAAGAAGGTGAGGTGGTCGTATTAGATTAG
- the LOC108019715 gene encoding uncharacterized protein, which produces MSDSEYEETEYLVFGDFKNHVQPFQLNHEDAAIKVIGIESDAPMAEVNGSIYRGRYEHSVGTNVFFEKEKDNLASDPLFESVCRQRYQYVDKSTKVISFERVYVDNLHQEAEKSSKAEEDEQTEAKPESLKLNITYKEAINKFGEEH; this is translated from the exons ATGTCCGATTCTGAGTACGAGGAGACAGAGTACCTAGTATTCGGGGATTTTAAAAACCACGTTCAG CCGTTCCAGCTGAACCACGAGGACGCGGCCATTAAGGTCATCGGAATCGAGAGCGATGCGCCCATGGCGGAGGTGAATGGCAGTATCTACCGGGGACGCTACGAACATTCCGTGGGAACCAACGTGTTCTTCGAGAAAGAGAAGGACAACCTAGCCAGCGATCCGCTCTTTGAGTCCGTGTGTCGCCAGCGGTACCAGTACGTGGACAAGTCCACCAAGGTGATATCCTTCGAGCGAGTCTACGTCGACAACTTGCACCAGGAGGCCGAGAAGTCTAGTAAAGCCGAGGAGGACGAACAGACGGAGGCCAAGCCGGAATCgctaaagttaaatattacCTACAAGGAGGCGATTAACAAGTTCGGAGAGGAGCATTAG
- the Pabp2 gene encoding polyadenylate-binding protein 2 isoform X1 → MADEDITLNEDQLLESLEETNGEQETEITTENEEEGSMQIDPELEAIKARVKEMEEEAEKIKQMQSEVDKQMAGGSTTGLATVPLSLEEKQEIDTRSVYVGNVDYGASAEELEAHFHGCGTINRVTILCNKADGHPKGFAYIEFGSKEFVETALAMNETLFRGRQIKVMSKRTNRPGLSTTNRFARGSFRGRGARVSRACCHSTFRGARRAIRGYRGRANYYAPY, encoded by the exons ATGGCCGATGAGGATATCACACTGAACGAGGACCAGCTCCTGGAGTCGTTGGAAGAGACGAACGGTGAGCAGGAGACTGAGATTACCACAGAGAACGAG GAGGAGGGCAGCATGCAAATCGACCCCGAGCTGGAGGCCATCAAGGCGCGCGTcaaggagatggaggaggaGGCCGAGAAGATCAAGCAGATGCAGTCGGAGGTGGACAAACAAATGGCCGGTGGGTCCACCACCGGTTTGGCCACAGTCCCGCTTTCCCTCGAGGAGAAGCAGGAGATCGACACGCGGTCCGTCTACGTGGGCAATGTGGATTACGGCGCATCGGCCGAGGAACTGGAAGCCCACTTCCATGGCTGTGGCACCATCAACCGCGTGACCATACTCTGCAACAAGGCTGACGGCCATCCAAAGGGATTCGCGTACATCGAGTTCGGATCGAAGGAGTTCGTCGAGACGGCCCTGGCCATGAATGAAACCCTCTTTCGAGGGCGTCAAATCAAG GTAATGTCGAAGCGCACAAACCGCCCTGGCCTCTCTACCACAAACCGCTTTGCACGCGGCAGCTTCCGGGGACGAGGAGCCCGTGTCTCCCGGGCGTGCTGTCACTCCACCTTCCGAGGCGCTCGACGCGCAAT AAGGGGTTACCGTGGTCGCGCCAATTACTACGCTCCATATTGa
- the Pabp2 gene encoding polyadenylate-binding protein 2 isoform X2 produces MADEDITLNEDQLLESLEETNGEQETEITTENEEEGSMQIDPELEAIKARVKEMEEEAEKIKQMQSEVDKQMAGGSTTGLATVPLSLEEKQEIDTRSVYVGNVDYGASAEELEAHFHGCGTINRVTILCNKADGHPKGFAYIEFGSKEFVETALAMNETLFRGRQIKVMSKRTNRPGLSTTNRFARGSFRGRGARVSRACCHSTFRGARRAMGYRGRANYYAPY; encoded by the exons ATGGCCGATGAGGATATCACACTGAACGAGGACCAGCTCCTGGAGTCGTTGGAAGAGACGAACGGTGAGCAGGAGACTGAGATTACCACAGAGAACGAG GAGGAGGGCAGCATGCAAATCGACCCCGAGCTGGAGGCCATCAAGGCGCGCGTcaaggagatggaggaggaGGCCGAGAAGATCAAGCAGATGCAGTCGGAGGTGGACAAACAAATGGCCGGTGGGTCCACCACCGGTTTGGCCACAGTCCCGCTTTCCCTCGAGGAGAAGCAGGAGATCGACACGCGGTCCGTCTACGTGGGCAATGTGGATTACGGCGCATCGGCCGAGGAACTGGAAGCCCACTTCCATGGCTGTGGCACCATCAACCGCGTGACCATACTCTGCAACAAGGCTGACGGCCATCCAAAGGGATTCGCGTACATCGAGTTCGGATCGAAGGAGTTCGTCGAGACGGCCCTGGCCATGAATGAAACCCTCTTTCGAGGGCGTCAAATCAAG GTAATGTCGAAGCGCACAAACCGCCCTGGCCTCTCTACCACAAACCGCTTTGCACGCGGCAGCTTCCGGGGACGAGGAGCCCGTGTCTCCCGGGCGTGCTGTCACTCCACCTTCCGAGGCGCTCGACGCGCAAT GGGTTACCGTGGTCGCGCCAATTACTACGCTCCATATTGa
- the Obp44a gene encoding general odorant-binding protein 99a, with protein sequence MKNAVAILLCALLGLASAAEYKIRTAEDLQNARKECAASSKVTEALIAKYKTFDYPDDDITRNYIQCIFVKFDLFDETKGFKVDHLVAQLGQGKEDKNALKADIEKCADKNEQKSPANAWAFRGFKCFLGKNLPLVQAAVQKN encoded by the exons ATGAAGAACGCTGTTGCCATCCTGCTGTGCGCCCTCCTGGGTCTG GCCTCCGCCGCCGAGTACAAGATCCGTACCGCAGAGGATCTGCAGAACGCGCGCAAGGAGTGCGCCGCCAGCAGCAAGGTGACCGAAGCCCTGATCGCCAAGTACAAGACCTTCGATTACCCCGACGATGACATCACCCGCAACTACATTCAGTGCATCTTCGTCAAGTTCGACCTGTTCGACGAGACCAAGGGCTTCAAGGTGGACCACCTGGTGGCCCAGTTGGGCCAGGGCAAGGAGGACAAGAACGCGCTGAAGGCCGACATCGAGAAGTGCGCCGACAAGAACGAGCAGAAGTCGCCCGCCAACGCCTGGGCCTTCCGCGGCTTCAAGTGCTTCCTGGGCAAGAACCTGCCCCTGGTGCAGGCCGCCGTCCAGAAGAACTAG